One genomic window of Silurus meridionalis isolate SWU-2019-XX chromosome 22, ASM1480568v1, whole genome shotgun sequence includes the following:
- the LOC124375901 gene encoding protein phosphatase 1 regulatory subunit 36 produces the protein MNKPQTGTWTWNDETQNLEFTCFNISAGIKEKKKASRPSYEELVREHLIKISQCKSPAKGGSSGLRKSLVLAEPNTYKSAAECSQRDSITMEDIKQLAFSLMQEKEMLPVPHGFLTVIKSKELDKFLVALLLYLHCHWQKKALEERSKPCMVEQSTREQQMTAEASVKLELAKKHLALCYSSLLLGQGFSQQHHMACGRRRLSSSYRDRHLYEFLYSFFCYVAWVTFERQDLKGIQTEIGCLLYPDMCNPALRTQRNEPDEEEEDEQEITQKERQSKTIPSIRTCRHKQGLISVLSQCSPLMMSILPSTREKASNLFQRSSFHKRQPDNPIDTDVLIEELSQQLASCSFGILGKPLSQLKHITMMPSGAKMDDEEVENEGTVDDDDNENDNLLTDHWSRKTSFMHQRSATTTAEKRNRLSRAHTVTSRATTEAPLSDTE, from the exons ATGAACAAACCCCAAACTGGAACATGGACCTGGAATGATGAAACACAAAACCTGGAGTTCACTTG TTTTAACATCTCTGCTGGgattaaagagaagaaaaaagccTCAAGACCCTCATACGAAGAGCTTGTTAGGGAACATCTAATAAa GATTTCACAATGCAAGTCTCCAGCCAAAGGAGGGAGCTCTGGTCTAAGGAAGAGTTTGGTACTTGCTGAGCCGAATACTTACAAATCTGCTGCAGAATGCTCACAGAGGGACTCAATCACCATGGAGGATATTAAAC AATTGGCATTCTCATTAATGCAGGAAAAAGAAATGCTGCCTGTTCCACATGGCTTTCTGACTGTGATTAA gagTAAGGAGCTGGATAAGTTTCTGGTTGCACTTTTGCTGTACCTGCACTGCCACTGGCAAAAGAAAGCCCTGGAAGAGAGGTCCAAACCCTGCATGGT GGAGCAGAGCACAAGAGAGCAGCAGATGACAGCGGAAGCGAGCGTTAAATTGGAGCTGGCCAAGAAGCACCTGGCGTTATGTTACTCCAGTCTGTTACTGGGGCAGGGCTTCTCCCAACAGCACCACATGGCCTGTGGCAG GAGAAGACTGTCGTCCTCTTACAGAGATAGGCATCTGTATGAG TTTTTGTACAGCTTCTTCTGCTATGTGGCATGGGTTACCTTTGAAAGGCAGGATCTAAAGGGCATTCAAACTGAGATTGGCTGCTTGCTGTACCCTGACATGTGCAATCCTGCACTGAGGACTCAGAGGAACGAACcagatgaagaggaagaggatgagCAAGAGATCACCCAGAAGGAGAGACAGTCCAAGACCATTCCAAGCATCAG GACTTGTAGGCATAAACAGGGCCTAATCTCTGTGTTGAGCCAGTGCTCACCTCTTATGATGTCCATCCTGCCTTCCACACGAGAAAAAGCATCTAATTTGTTCCAGAGGTCTAGCTTCCACAAGCGGCAGCCAGATAATCCCATAGACACAGATGTTCTGATAGAGGAGCTCAGCCAACAGCTGGCATCATGCAG TTTTGGTATACTGGGAAAGCCTCTGAGCCAATTGAAACACATCACAATGATGCCCAGTGGAGCCAAGATGGACGATGAAGAGGTGGAAAATGAAGGCactgttgatgatgatgataatgaaaaTGATAATCTGCTAACAGATCATTGGAGTAGGAAAACTTCATTTATGCACCAGAGATCGGCCACAACAACTGCAGAGAAACGGAACCGCCTGAGCCGGGCTCACACTGTGACCTCGAGAGCCACCACTGAGGCACCGTTATCAGACACGGAATGA